The Ipomoea triloba cultivar NCNSP0323 chromosome 4, ASM357664v1 DNA segment gacaatgcaacgcacacacccttcattcaactaagcatgcaatccaaattagattcacctcaaattttacaaaggccttcaagccgagccccctagtgggaacgatgtgcacacctcaaccaacCACTTTTCgactaaacgccaaagcccaacgcgtaaaataagtgagggtagggacatggaccgctcaccgccaatggcttgggcggtcactctttcttctcacttcctaggataacatcatcgagcgacccgacttcacatggatctccatcctttttcgaagacagtgcaatgggtgtccgaatcctagcgaagcggctcacctccgctctattttctcatctcctaggagcattttatgtggacaaccgactacaggtatagcttttgctttttatgaagactatggttgaacacaacctagcgagatggctttcctcaatttttatctctaggattggccttttgccttttctactgtttctccatacaacccctcatgcctttttcttgggattaagggatttttcactctaagctcactattaggctcaccttttgccccatgccctaccaaaattagttcaattccggtcttcgctttcacttatctttctaaaattaaggggtatacactcccacttcaagagatcattgactaaggtctaagaaaaataagaggtgaatatcatgcaagcattcaagaatttaaagctcatttggtCAAAGATGGGAtacttcccatggatattcaaagagagaaaaaaaattttatttttggcatatgattaacattctccatagataatgtgaacaacgacacactctccaaagataaaacacacccatgagacaagaccaataaatcaatcaagcaatcaagacattataagcacaaggtgcatcatttccacactttaaaacaaacatcgtccttgATGTTTCCTTGAggatcaagtggaacaaaggagcacagctattcaaaatcaatcaaaccctttccacactttagaagtgtttctgAGGGTGTGGGGTATCAACAATATAACATTATGTGTGTGCAAAATAGCATGTGTTTATCAAGTGTGCAAGGAACAcgtataacaattaaatttccaaactttagaattgaaaaacgaggcatgaaaaggtaaaagggataagaggtttacaaccaagtaagcatcccttcatttccacactttaagcttctaacatctcttttgcctttgttctccaagctacatgaaacaatgttagcacaagaagacaaccaattgacgtgcaatggcctggcggaagttcttttattcataatgaaaacataaatcctaaaacaaggtaagtaactaaaacaaaagcaataagaaagatatataaatcaagataggagatgatttTTGCACAGCCAGACCTTGGAGACtataaaaattggatgaaaagaaaataatgcacgagaatctgtccaggacctgcacgcgtggtggtcctcgtggagcggctctggaaagattccacgcctggctccacgcgtgtgagcaggcgtggccagcagtgctgatcactttcttcgtctcctggcttttgccttccatgtttgatccagtttagctcatttgtcatggcttagcaccaaaatcacctgcattgttagctcaagcaaggctattctaaaaagaaaaattgctaataaacgaagagaaagaaaaaataaacaagaaataaagttctaatctaaggataacgttgggattgcctcccaagtgcgccatggtttaacgtctcctggctagacgtggtgtgctctatccctcgaagcacactgattttgggaccttaccaagcgtcccgtaaaccttagcttcaaggaatgtcccaagatgggaaacatccttgaactcccacaaaaataaaggaagaataaCATGCAAGATTGGAGAAATTTTAgcctcaaacaccctccttaactcttctaagatggtgtttacttccttttcctcatcctctcttccctaaagatcttttcatttttagcgCTCTCTTcataccatatctcctcactcccattttcattttcgAATGTAGTcaagtctctccactcaactttttccataagatcaaacgagaaaatctcatcattttctatcatcccttcctcacactcctttctCTCATCTTCCGaaaaattactctcactctcacaagagtagaacgaagcatcatccccctcactcatcaattcattttcaccaaagacaaaggattcatcttccaaaaagttaaagcaatcataatcattagcaaacaagatagaatccttacaatcattaatcaatatatcaaaattctccatggaatcatccttccgaaatttaaagcaatcataatcacatgtagtggaaatattaatgcaaagggagtcatccaaacaagtgtcaagggtgttttcaacaAGAGaacaaggattttcaaaaatattagcacaagaaagattaggaattttagcacatgttggctcttcatcttcccacaccgtctcaatgtcatcatcctcactctccatctatacctccttttgattttccaatttgaaaattggaacttcttcaagcaccggagCATAACAATCCTCTACTCCTTCGAAACTCTCCTCTTCCttagcattttctttttcaacctcttgtacaatcctcggattggcttccaaagtgggaatgtcatctatgatggtggagttagctcgggactcattcattttcatgagctcctccatcatagataacatcttcgtttcaacctcttctaatggaagtccttcctcccggagggtagcgagatagtcttttagttcgctcttgatttcggcttttagtttagccgtatcctccttggccatcttcgtgaatgcttctattttttcttttagaattTTGATTTCGTccgtggccggtgggatataatcacaaggattggtATGGGTAAAATTTGGGAAtgagggtggtgtttcaaagaaatgggtagtattgttttgtagatgaatttgtgatggaggtgggtagtgggtgtttaggtgggaagtagggaatgaatttgactcgggagtatagcttgggtcgattgttctcatcatttgtgcaagcttactctctatattttgggatatttctttggagcttaacgagtcaatttcttgaaaattggggtaTTGTggagggtaattttcttggaaaggtggaaGTGGTGTTTCGTATGGGTGTGGATAATGATTGtatgtatgaaatggatagtgatatggaggtggtaaatggtgatgtggaaatgggtaagggtatggaggtgggtaatgatatgttggtggaggatTAGTATAGGTGGGATGGGGGTAATAAGGATATGGTTAGGGTTGAGGATttctataggattgtcctccatgatgtgggtaatcatggggattcatttgagcacacattggcaagcttacaattgattttcaacaaaatttcctgcacaaagcttagccaacaacaaatatttgcaactaaaagtagttgcaagtgaccACAAGATATACGATGcaatataagctcacttcttcaagcaagtaacaaaaataagaaaacaatataaacaaaaagaaaacaattcaagaactcttacaaatctacttcaaaaatgtcaacaaaactcaagaaccgtttgccatccccagcaacggcgccattttgatgttgtatgtattgtggtgaggtgaatgtgaagtggataaaacgaagagtcaagactccccgagtgtcgtgtctctcaaggatggcgaatgggaaccgaatttatgttggcatttaagaggttgataggtaagagttacaagaatcataaGGAGAAGGTtggttcatggttggttgggtaaatgttttaaaggtaaaataagatagaaaatacaaaaggtaaaagaaaggggtgcatgccaaagttaagccaaaggattgattatcataggtagcttggaatttggtttcgggattgatctgtATTCCAGAACACCGTAAGCCATTGAGGAACTCAGGTGTATGCAAATCTCCCAGCGTATCTCCTGAATCATATGCTTTACCCACTGTATCACAACTGACATATGTTTTGGAATCTCCCTTGTTCATTTCATTCATATAATCGTTGATGTTATCTACCACATCCAAAGTTGGAGCCAAAATTGCACGGCTAAGTAGGAATTGAGAGTCAGTGCATGCAGTTTCATAATTAGGAAATGTGTTTTCAACAATTGCAGCAATAGGATCATCAGTATACTGCAACAATATGTGGTTAGGAATAATAAGATCATCTTCTTCATTAGTTCATTCAGAACTTACTCCGTCACCAATATCAGCAATCCACTTTGCAAATTTGTCAGTTTGTTGTCGTTCTTCAGCTGCTTGAATTGCTGTAAGACGTAGATGTTTTGTCAGCCTAAAAACTTTGCAGTACCTCCATAAATACGAAGAGTTGATTGTTGCCCCAACTATATCTTGTCTTGTGCCCTTTGGAATAACTGGTAGGATTTGCCTGAAATCTCCACCAAGAACAACTATTTTTCCCCCAAACGGCATGTCGTAACTGTTTTCATTTTTGAATCTTAACAAATCTCTCATTGTCTTGTCTAAAGCCTCAAAACAGTACTTATGCATCATAGGAGCCTCATCCCATATAATCAATTTGCAATAAACAATAAGTTCCGCCAAAGGGCTTCATTGACTAATGTTGAAGGTTGAATCTTCATTAATAGAGATGGGTATAGCAAACCTTGAATGAGCAGTCCTCCAACCCGGCAATAAAAGTGAGGCAATGCCGCTTGATGCCACATTTAGAAATATATCTCCTTTGGACCTTAAATAGGAAGGCAATGCTCTCCATAAAAAGGTCTTTCCTGTTCCACCATAGCCATATACGAAGAATAAACCCCTAGTGTTGTTGTCAACATTTTGAAGGACCTCATTGTATATTGTCATTTGTTCTTCAGTAAGTTGGCTAACCAAAACTTCATTCTCTACCTTCTGAGCATCATGATTGTAACATAACTCCTCCTGTATGAACTTATTTGCTGCCAAGTTGTAACATTCTTCATTCGCCAATGGCATATTAGGAAAATCTTTCAAACTTTTCCCCAAGGGGGATAGCAATCTTTCTAATTCcaataaagtaaaattttgttgttgttcctcACTCAACAATAACTCTGCATATgcaatgaaatataatattacaaaacATATCTCGCCTAAAAGTGAAGGTATATACAGTATTGTAAACAAAGTATCTTAAACGCAAAGTAATACCTGGCATGTTCAAATTTTTACGCACGTGGAATTGAGCGTCCTCAGAGAGCAAGTGCCACACAGCATCCCAAACCACATCAGGTCTTGCAATGGAGTTTGACATTAACAAAGTTACAAACAATCTTCTCAAATGACTTCCTGTTGCCCAGTCACTGGCTTCTTGAATAGCGTCCGCATATTCTTTGTCGTCATCTATTAACCCTCGGGCATAACATGCATCTTTGAAGGAACCAAACTGCACACCATCTACTTTCATTAAATCTGAAAAACTAATGGGTCCCCGCACCTTATTCAATAAGCATCTAAGGTAATATATGTCTCCGGTACCAGGTGGAACATAAAAAACCCTACCGATTGCAAATCCTCTTTTCCTTGGAGTCCATTTCCTAATATCTATCTTCCACACAAATCTAGTAGGCATTTCAGCATAAGTCAATGCTCTTGCTTCTGGGTAGGTTTTATTAGCTTCAAACCATTCCATGAACATACTATGTGCAATcagtggcggagccagaaaATTTCTCCGGTGGGGGCGAAGATTAAAATTAAcgagatatttttaaaaataaaaaataaaaaacttagataccagtcataaatattgttgactagtgatgaaaaatcaaaatacatcaagataaacaatatttaaaacaaaatacaaaacataattaatttgataaaaaatacaattgaaagcttaatataatataatataatatatatatatatatatatatatatattaaaaaaagccACAAAtcccacaaataaaaaaatacaattgaaaGCTAAACTAGGTGCTGAAGGGGTTCAAACCATGCCTAATTCACAATATATTATGGCTTTACCAGTTAAACCAGCTTAACCTTTGTTTAATTGTtagtaaatttaatatatatacattatatagggtgggggagtgggggcagctgcccccattgTGGTTCTACCAATGTGTGCAATAGTTGGCATATTTATAACATTCTCAACAGGATCATCATCTGCAAATATGACACTTTGTTGCCCAGGAAGGTGGAAACTTAAACGTTCAACTGAGGGAGCTCTCAATTGAATGTCAAAGCCAAACAATCTCCATGCGGCTTCACACGGAGAAATGTATCTACAATCGTAGTACATATTGATTTCATCCACCACTTTTCCATTCTCCTTGTCTGTGTTTGACTTGCAAAATTCTGCAGTGACCCGATCGTGGCCTTTGTTGATATATTTGAAAAAGTACTTAATCGACCGTGATTGATTGCACCACTCCACATTGATGTGGGCCCTATACTTCAATAATAACTCTCTGTTGTGCGGCACAACATATCTATTATCTAGAGGAATCCCGTTCTTCACTACAATCCTACTAGTATCTCGACGCCTGTAGATAGGATATCCATCATCATCTAAGGTTGAAGTCTCAAcaaatttattgggaaaatgcTTTGTACAAACATTCCCAGACATGCATGGCGAATTCATTCCTTCCTTTCCACAAGGTCTGTGCATCATGAACTCTTCTACAGTAGTGTAGTATTTGGTATCCATTTCCTTATCTAGTATCTCAACGGATATTATGGCGTCCAAATTCCTCGTGATTGTACcttcctttctcttttcaaGACACAATAAGATATGAGCATGAGGGAGACCTCTCTTCTGAAACTCAATGGTATATATTACTGTCaataataaacacaaaaaacacgTCGGAAAATGATGAGGGCAATTATAATTACCAAGAATAAGCAAAATGCTATGTACCTCCATTTACAGATCCAAACAACTTATTCTTCCGACAATCAGCAATCAAACTGTCTAacttcattttgaaaactctacaAATAATGTCTGGCCGATCTTCAGCTCTACAATTTGTGTCTTTAAGAAATCTTTCTACCTCAGGCTACTTCAGATTGCAAGTGAATGTAATGAAAAAGTTAGGGTAACCAATCCACTTGCAAATTGCCATAGCATCTTGGTAATTCTGTATCATATACCGAGCACCCCCAACAAAACTTGACGGTAATATGATTCTTCTACCTTGTGCATTTGGGTCAACCTCTCCTCGAGTCAAAGCATCAGTCAAACAATTATAAGTTTCACACCTCAAATTCTTTTGGTGTGTTCTAACATAGATTAATCTTCCAGCCTCGACCATTGTGTAACTGTCCAccagaaattgttgaaataacCTCCTTGCGACCAGTAAAGTTTATATTTCAGTCAGCCTGGTTTGAATATGGTAACAGAAATATTCTCTTGGACTAATTCTTTGCCGACCACCACTACCA contains these protein-coding regions:
- the LOC116015935 gene encoding uncharacterized protein LOC116015935 — translated: MPFGGKIVVLGGDFRQILPVIPKGTRQDIVGATINSSYLWRYCKVFRLTKHLRLTAIQAAEERQQTDKFAKWIADIGDGYTDDPIAAIVENTFPNYETACTDSQFLLSRAILAPTLDVVDNINDYMNEMNKGDSKTYVSCDTVGKAYDSGDTLGDLHTPEFLNGLRHVGLFWAIEVGGLLLCN
- the LOC116015936 gene encoding uncharacterized protein LOC116015936 — translated: MARDEFKKNPCAEVKIKLLGKRNKDARTYNLPQVSEVATLVFGDLDTNMGQHDILVKTNAGTLQRITELNPSYLPLQYPLLFPYGEDGYTMVEAGRLIYVRTHQKNLRCETYNCLTDALTRGEVDPNAQGRRIILPSSFVGGARYMIQNYQDAMPEVERFLKDTNCRAEDRPDIICRVFKMKLDSLIADCRKNKLFGSVNGVIYTIEFQKRGLPHAHILLCLEKRKEGTITRNLDAIISVEILDKEMDTKYYTTVEEFMMHRPCGKEGMNSPCMSGNVCTKHFPNKFVETSTLDDDGYPIYRRRDTSRIVVKNGIPLDNRYVVPHNRELLLKYRAHINVEWCNQSRSIKYFFKYINKGHDRVTAEFCKSNTDKENGKVVDEINMYYDCRYISPCEAAWRLFGFDIQLRAPSVERLSFHLPGQQSVIFADDDPVENVINMPTIAHIANKTYPEARALTYAEMPTRFVWKIDIRKWTPRKRGFAIGRVFYVPPGTGDIYYLRCLLNKVRGPISFSDLMKVDGVQFGSFKDACYARGLIDDDKEYADAIQEASDWATGSHLRRLFVTLLMSNSIARPDVVWDAVWHLLSEDAQFHVRKNLNMPELLLSEEQQQNFTLLELERLLSPLGKSLKDFPNMPLANEECYNLAANKFIQEELCYNHDAQKVENEVLVSQLTEEQMTIYNEVLQNVDNNTRGLFFVYGYGGTGKTFLWRALPSYLRSKGDIFLNVASSGIASLLLPGWRTAHSRFAIPISINEDSTFNISQ